From the Neobacillus sp. PS3-34 genome, the window TAAATACACGATGAAAATAAGGATATGTACCGAAGCCACAGTTTTCAGCAATCAGCTCGAGTGTCATGGTCGTGTATTTCATACGCTCGATTGCAGCAGAAAGGCGAATTTCCTGTGCGTATTCCATCATCGTTATTCCGACACTGCTCTTAAAAAGGTGGACGGACCGGGAGACACTGAGACCGGCATGGCTTGCAACGTCTTCCACTCTTAATGCTGCTGTAGCATGTTCTTCGATATATCGCATCATCCGTGTCACCGCATACGGGCGATTAAAGGAGGGGACTGTTTCGTTGACGGACCGTTCCAGCGATAAACAAAGCGCCTGCAGCAGATAGCCAGTGAGTTCTTCGTTTTCACTGGAAGCTGGACGCCGTTTTTCGATGCTAATATGGCGCCATAGTGCCATGAGCTTTTCATCTAGGTCGATTCGAGAAACAGTCGGCTTGGCAGATCGTTTCCACCATTCGTCAACCCAGGTGCCATCGCAAGATAAGTGATAATCCCCGCTAATTTGCCTCTCTTTGACCAGTAGTTCATACTGATCCCCTGGTTTAAGTAAGAGAAGGTCTCCTTTTTCGAGACTGAAATTTTTTCCCTTGGCCACTACAGCGCATTTGCCTTCTGTTTGCAGACGGAAAAGATACGCCGGGAATCCTGATTTATGCTGGGAATGAAATCCTTGGGTGTGATAGGAATAGCCACTAAAGAAAATATTCGTCGTCATAAGCTCATCCTCTCTTAGTAAAATAGAAAACAGCAAAATAGTAGATGTTTTAATTATATCGTTTATGTTTATTTTAGGAGAAGTACTATACGATGGAATTAAATAAGAAATGGCT encodes:
- a CDS encoding AraC family transcriptional regulator gives rise to the protein MTTNIFFSGYSYHTQGFHSQHKSGFPAYLFRLQTEGKCAVVAKGKNFSLEKGDLLLLKPGDQYELLVKERQISGDYHLSCDGTWVDEWWKRSAKPTVSRIDLDEKLMALWRHISIEKRRPASSENEELTGYLLQALCLSLERSVNETVPSFNRPYAVTRMMRYIEEHATAALRVEDVASHAGLSVSRSVHLFKSSVGITMMEYAQEIRLSAAIERMKYTTMTLELIAENCGFGTYPYFHRVFKKKYGVSPGAYRRLDLE